In the Myxococcota bacterium genome, one interval contains:
- a CDS encoding polyribonucleotide nucleotidyltransferase, whose translation METVQCTVDGKTVGIETGRLAKQSNGAVLVTQGKSAVLVTVNSAKPREGIDFFPLTVDYMEKIYAAGKIPGGFFKRERGMTEKEVLTSRFIDRALRPLFPDGYRDETQVTAQVMSADPDHETDVLAFIGASAAVMLSDVPFPAPIAAVRVSRVDGKLVANGTHAETEAADLNIIVAGSETALVMVEGGAKQVSEAAVLEALRFGHKEILKLIAAQKELVAKAGKAKRKVTPPQRDAELVRKIEGMALERIRKASQTREKHARYEQFDAVEDEVLKAIVTPFREAKRELTTLAQVEAAQSAGRKLAGEVKDILHDIRGKVMRDDILEGKPRIDGRSTTDIRPITCSVGELKGPHGSALFTRGETQALVTATLGGTRDEQMIEGLKDTFYRKFFMHYNFLPFSTGEVRPLRAPNRREQGHGALAERAVKMVLPEGEDAPFTVRVVSEILESNGSSSMASVCGGALALMDAGIAIQAPVAGIAMGLISDGPRHAVLSDILGDEDHLGDMDFKVAGSTKGITAIQMDIKIDGLDWAVMEKALEQARQGRLHILQRMAEDTAEQLPGFVPRSELSENAPRISVIWIKPDRIRDLIGPGGKVIRGIQETTTAKVDVEDSGRVTIFAPNRDALVKCQQMVEEVTQEAEIGKTYVGKVRKVTD comes from the coding sequence ATGGAAACTGTGCAATGCACCGTCGACGGAAAGACCGTCGGCATCGAGACCGGCAGGCTGGCCAAGCAATCCAACGGCGCCGTGCTGGTCACCCAGGGAAAGTCAGCCGTGCTGGTCACGGTGAACTCCGCGAAGCCGCGCGAGGGCATCGACTTCTTCCCACTGACCGTGGACTACATGGAGAAGATCTACGCCGCCGGAAAGATCCCGGGCGGGTTCTTCAAGCGCGAGCGCGGCATGACGGAGAAAGAGGTCCTGACCTCGCGCTTCATCGACCGCGCGCTGCGGCCACTCTTCCCGGACGGCTACCGCGACGAGACACAGGTCACGGCGCAAGTCATGTCCGCGGACCCCGACCACGAGACCGACGTGCTGGCGTTCATCGGCGCATCGGCGGCCGTGATGCTGTCGGACGTGCCGTTCCCGGCGCCGATCGCTGCGGTCCGCGTGTCGCGGGTCGACGGCAAGCTGGTCGCCAACGGCACTCACGCCGAGACCGAGGCCGCGGACCTGAACATCATCGTGGCCGGCTCCGAGACGGCGCTGGTCATGGTCGAAGGCGGCGCCAAGCAGGTCTCCGAGGCCGCCGTGCTCGAGGCGCTGCGCTTCGGTCACAAGGAGATCCTGAAGCTGATCGCCGCGCAGAAGGAGCTGGTCGCCAAGGCCGGCAAGGCGAAGCGCAAGGTGACTCCGCCGCAGCGCGACGCGGAGCTCGTGCGCAAGATCGAGGGCATGGCCCTCGAGCGCATCCGCAAGGCGAGTCAGACGCGCGAGAAGCACGCGCGCTACGAGCAGTTCGACGCCGTCGAGGACGAAGTGCTGAAGGCAATCGTGACTCCCTTCCGCGAGGCGAAGCGCGAGCTGACCACGCTGGCGCAGGTCGAGGCCGCGCAGTCCGCGGGCCGCAAGCTCGCCGGCGAAGTGAAGGACATCCTCCACGACATCCGCGGCAAGGTCATGCGCGACGACATCCTGGAAGGGAAGCCGCGCATCGACGGCCGCTCGACCACCGACATCCGGCCCATCACCTGCAGCGTGGGCGAGCTCAAGGGCCCGCACGGCTCGGCGCTCTTCACGCGCGGCGAGACACAGGCGCTGGTCACGGCCACGCTCGGCGGCACGCGCGACGAGCAGATGATCGAGGGTCTGAAGGACACCTTCTATCGAAAGTTCTTCATGCACTACAACTTCCTGCCCTTCTCGACCGGCGAGGTCCGGCCGCTGCGCGCGCCCAACCGGCGCGAGCAGGGGCACGGCGCGCTGGCCGAGCGCGCGGTGAAGATGGTGCTGCCCGAGGGCGAGGACGCGCCGTTCACGGTGCGCGTCGTGAGTGAGATCCTCGAGTCCAACGGCAGCTCGTCGATGGCTTCGGTCTGCGGCGGGGCACTCGCGCTGATGGACGCGGGCATCGCGATTCAGGCACCGGTGGCGGGCATCGCCATGGGCCTGATCTCGGATGGCCCGCGCCACGCGGTGCTCTCCGACATCCTGGGCGACGAGGACCACCTGGGCGACATGGACTTCAAGGTCGCGGGCTCGACTAAGGGCATCACCGCGATCCAGATGGACATCAAGATCGACGGCCTCGACTGGGCGGTCATGGAGAAGGCGCTCGAGCAAGCGCGCCAAGGCCGGCTGCACATCCTGCAGCGCATGGCCGAGGACACCGCCGAGCAGCTGCCGGGCTTCGTGCCGCGCAGCGAGCTCAGCGAGAACGCGCCGCGCATCAGCGTGATCTGGATCAAGCCGGACCGCATCCGCGACCTGATCGGGCCGGGCGGCAAGGTGATCCGCGGCATCCAGGAGACGACGACCGCCAAGGTCGACGTCGAGGATTCGGGCCGCGTGACCATCTTCGCGCCCAACCGCGACGCGCTGGTGAAGTGCCAGCAGATGGTCGAGGAAGTGACTCAGGAGGCCGAGATCGGCAAGACCTACGTGGGCAAGGTCCGCAAGGTCACCGAC
- the rpsO gene encoding 30S ribosomal protein S15, translating into MVGAERRHEIVKQHQRKPGDTGSCEVQVALLSERISELTNHLQTHVKDHASRRGLLKLVSQRRSLLDYLNRMDEGRYQSLIEKLGLRR; encoded by the coding sequence ATGGTCGGGGCCGAACGTCGGCACGAAATCGTCAAGCAGCACCAGCGCAAGCCCGGAGACACGGGCTCATGCGAAGTGCAGGTCGCGCTCCTGTCAGAGCGGATCTCCGAGCTCACGAATCATCTCCAGACCCACGTGAAGGATCACGCTTCACGACGCGGATTGCTGAAGCTCGTCAGCCAGCGCCGCAGCCTGCTCGACTACCTCAATCGCATGGATGAAGGACGCTACCAGTCCCTGATCGAAAAGCTGGGACTGCGTCGCTAG
- the truB gene encoding tRNA pseudouridine(55) synthase TruB has protein sequence MIDGFLVIDKPAGLTSHDVVQRVRRIAKQRRVGHLGTLDPLATGVLPIALGEATKLSQLLTHGAKSYRGRLVLGVETTTYDREGEVVAERPGPWPTRAVLEKSLAEFQGEIDQVPPPYSAVKQGGEAAYVRARRGEEVVLEPRRVTVSRIELTLYEPPVVALEVDCSAGTYLRSMAHDLGAALGTGAHLSELCRTRSGPFTLEQAVTLEALEQSAGALESRVIPMLAATGLPTFEIDARVARRVRNGVQLGRQEIRGVPPEGMLQLAHAGKLVALVEARRGLPELATVRVFVGGTEV, from the coding sequence GTGATCGACGGCTTTCTCGTGATCGACAAGCCCGCGGGACTCACGTCGCACGACGTGGTGCAGCGCGTGCGCCGCATCGCGAAGCAACGGCGCGTGGGGCACCTGGGCACGCTCGACCCGCTCGCGACTGGCGTGCTGCCGATCGCGTTGGGCGAGGCGACCAAGCTCTCGCAGCTCCTGACTCACGGCGCCAAGAGCTACCGGGGCAGGCTGGTGCTGGGCGTCGAGACCACGACCTACGACCGCGAGGGCGAGGTCGTGGCCGAGCGCCCCGGGCCGTGGCCCACGCGCGCCGTGCTCGAGAAGTCGCTCGCCGAGTTCCAGGGCGAGATCGACCAGGTGCCGCCGCCGTACTCGGCGGTGAAGCAGGGCGGCGAGGCGGCCTACGTGCGCGCGCGGCGCGGCGAGGAGGTGGTGCTCGAGCCGCGGCGGGTGACCGTCTCGCGCATCGAGCTCACGCTCTACGAGCCTCCGGTGGTGGCGCTCGAGGTCGACTGCAGCGCGGGCACCTACCTGCGCTCGATGGCGCACGACCTGGGCGCGGCGCTCGGGACCGGCGCGCACCTGTCCGAGCTGTGCCGCACGCGCAGCGGCCCCTTCACCCTGGAGCAGGCCGTCACGCTCGAGGCCCTGGAGCAGTCGGCGGGGGCGCTGGAGTCGCGCGTGATCCCGATGCTCGCGGCGACCGGCCTCCCTACCTTCGAGATCGACGCCCGCGTGGCGCGCCGGGTGCGCAACGGCGTTCAGCTCGGGCGCCAGGAGATCCGGGGGGTTCCACCCGAGGGCATGCTGCAGCTGGCCCACGCCGGGAAGCTGGTAGCCTTGGTCGAGGCCCGGCGGGGCCTGCCCGAGCTGGCCACGGTGCGCGTGTTCGTTGGCGGCACCGAGGTTTAG
- the rbfA gene encoding 30S ribosome-binding factor RbfA, which translates to MKHTQARLGQEIHGRLATILRERTQDPRLELVSITEVQVAPDASFARVFYRTLGDRDEAVAALDKAKPYLRRCLAEGLEVRRVPELDFKSDDSLDRAERLDAVLRDIARGRREGEGS; encoded by the coding sequence ATGAAGCACACCCAGGCACGCCTCGGCCAGGAGATCCACGGGCGGCTCGCGACCATCCTGCGCGAGCGCACGCAGGACCCGCGCCTCGAGCTGGTCTCGATCACCGAGGTCCAGGTCGCCCCCGACGCCAGCTTCGCGCGCGTGTTCTACCGCACGCTCGGCGACCGCGACGAAGCGGTCGCGGCGCTCGACAAGGCCAAGCCCTATCTGCGCCGCTGCCTGGCCGAAGGCCTCGAGGTGCGGCGCGTGCCGGAGCTCGACTTCAAGAGCGACGACTCACTCGACCGCGCGGAGCGGCTCGACGCGGTGCTGCGCGACATCGCCCGCGGCCGGCGTGAGGGGGAGGGCTCGTGA
- a CDS encoding DUF503 domain-containing protein, translated as MLVAAALIELAVPDAETIKARRRVARSVKDRIRQRFNVSVAEVADQDERHSVVIGCVMVGVNPRHLREGMEKVVRYVESLGLAEVVADDVTVVRLDEVEELDEDADDAAPAAWRDDDELED; from the coding sequence ATGCTGGTCGCGGCGGCGCTGATCGAGCTGGCGGTGCCCGACGCGGAGACGATCAAGGCGCGGCGGCGGGTGGCCCGCTCGGTCAAGGACCGGATCCGGCAGCGCTTCAACGTCTCGGTGGCCGAGGTGGCCGACCAGGACGAGAGACACTCGGTGGTGATCGGCTGCGTGATGGTGGGCGTGAATCCCAGACACCTGCGCGAGGGAATGGAGAAGGTGGTGCGCTACGTCGAGAGTCTCGGCCTGGCCGAGGTCGTCGCAGACGACGTCACGGTGGTGCGCCTCGACGAGGTCGAGGAGCTCGACGAGGACGCCGACGACGCGGCGCCGGCCGCCTGGCGCGACGACGACGAGCTCGAGGACTGA